A genomic region of Arachis hypogaea cultivar Tifrunner chromosome 5, arahy.Tifrunner.gnm2.J5K5, whole genome shotgun sequence contains the following coding sequences:
- the LOC112801354 gene encoding uncharacterized protein, which translates to MESSGSGAIDCGVGSIVWVRRRNGSWWPGQILGPHELSGSHLTSPRSGTPVKLLGREDASVDWYNLEKSKRVKPFRCGEFDGCIERAESSQGMPLKKREKYARREDAILHALELERQMLKKQEKLGAGQMGVGCRAKRSRCVYLPPQSSDSMDYKETHVEMSSSQFGKEYPYRSSFAEEGESAFVDDVQSDSSETDSANSGSDSSETEADKDEEMTISETGQDAEEEESTSSEDLDELAISADMPLLYPREPSTRNEAVSKWQLKGKRNSRSFVKRSVGAPDGKGVRYGADVEQGSHIGHKRLGPNSHYYKNGLSDVFDDTEQTFGFEDEFSLTPRAASRGQTKVRHGVDWDVWGWEDQPATRGYWDYKGFAPGYGDRYHYDGRMRPFLVDVDLKVQASYRKEPVPIVSLMSKLDGRAIIGHPIQIETLKDGSSDMLFPAFDDFNNDGIGIEGSSVLPPAWRTARRTANFRVPRPHLSSSNGAEAASDFSLDQERFEYRRLNAGSSSYKGSFSISRKSGRNSPGPSIDKKSMKKGSKKVSLSSSQKTRTLSSLSSEHNHHSKKPLIDSSFYQTNRLIKPEVSGLTTVACIPVKLVFSRLLEKINRPPLKAASNAALLNSDVERNS; encoded by the exons ATGGAGAGCTCGGGTTCAGGTGCAATCGATTGCGGCGTTGGATCGATTGTATGGGTCCGAAGAAGAAACGGGTCGTGGTGGCCGGGTCAAATACTCGGTCCTCATGAACTTTCGGGTTCTCATCTCACTTCTCCCCGATCAGGAACTCCCGTTAAGCTTCTTGGCAGGGAAGATGCCAGCGT AGATTGGTACAATCTGGAGAAATCCAAACGTGTGAAGCCATTTCGATGTGGTGAGTTCGATGGATGTATTGAAAGGGCAGAGTCTTCCCAGGGTATGCCCTTaaagaaaagggaaaagtatgCGCGCCGAGAAGATGCCATTCTCCATGCTCTTGAACTTGAGAGGCAAATGCTGAAGAAGCAAGAGAAATTAG GAGCCGGGCAAATGGGTGTAGGTTGCCGAGCAAAGAGAAGCAGATGTGTGTATTTGCCACCTCAGTCTAGTGATTCTATGGATTATAAAGAGACTCATGTTGAGATGTCATCTTCTCAATTCGGGAAGGAGTATCCTTATCGTAGTTCATTTGCTGAAGAGGGTGAATCTGCCTTTGTAGATGATGTTCAATCTGATTCTTCTGAAACTGATTCAGCTAATTCTGGTTCAGATTCCTCGGAAACAGAAGCAGACAAGGATGAAGAGATGACCATTTCAG AAACGGGtcaagatgctgaagaggaagaaagCACTAGTAGTGAGGATCTTGATGAATTGGCAATATCTGCTGACATGCCTCTCCTGTATCCTCGTGAACCTTCAACACGTAATGAAGCTGTATCCAAATGGCAATTAAAAGGAAAGAGGAACAGTCGTAGTTTTGTGAAGAGGTCTGTTGGTGCTCCTGATGGAAAAGGAGTTCGGTATGGAGCAGATGTTGAGCAAGGAAGTCATATAGGCCATAAGAGATTAGGTCCTAATTCACATTACTACAAAAATGGTCTAAGTGATGTCTTTGATGACACCGAACAAACGTTTGGATTCGAAGATGAATTCTCTCTAACTCCTAGAGCAGCATCAAGGGGTCAAACCAAAGTTCGTCATGGTGTTGATTGGGATGTCTGGGGTTGGGAAGATCAGCCTGCTACGAGAGGATATTGGGATTATAAAGGGTTTGCTCCAGGATATGGTGATCGCTATCATTACGATGGGAGGATGAGACCGTTTCTGGTAGATGTAGACCTGAAGGTTCAAGCTAGCTATCGCAAAGAGCCTGTTCCCATTGTTTCTCTCATGAGTAAGTTAGATGGGAGGGCAATAATCGGGCATCCGATCCAAATTGAAACCCTGAAGGATGGTTCATCAGATATGCTATTTCCTGCATTTGATGATTTCAATAATGATGGAATTGGTATTGAGGGAAGTAGTGTGCTTCCACCAGCTTGGAGGACTGCAAGGAGAACAGCGAATTTTCGTGTTCCTCGTCCGCATTTATCATCATCGAATGGTGCTGAAGCTGCTTCAGATTTTTCCTTAGATCAAGAAAGATTTGAATATAGAAGATTAAATGCTGGAAGTTCCAGCTACAAGGGAAGCTTTTCCATTTCCAGGAAGAGTGGCCGTAACAGTCCTGGGCCTTCAATTGACAAGAAGTCAATGAAAAAGGGGTCAAAGAAAGTGAGCTTATCGTCTAGCCAGAAAACTAGAACTCTGTCCTCATTGTCTAGTGAACATAATCATCATAGTAAAAAACCTTTAATTGATAGCAGTTTTTATCAAACAAATAGGTTGATTAAACCAGAGGTCTCTGGGCTCACTACTGTAGCTTGCATACCAGTTAAATTGGTATTTAGTAGATTACTTGAGAAGATTAATAGGCCTCCTTTAAAAGCAGCTAGTAATGCGGCTTTGTTGAATAGTGATGTGGAGAGAAATTCATAG